In a genomic window of Bemisia tabaci chromosome 1, PGI_BMITA_v3:
- the LOC109035440 gene encoding uncharacterized protein isoform X1 — translation MDADVIDGQCRELANRIIGKLDAGAEYASQDDHQGLAATLQSLNELGDMQVSILGNLQETELKTSLIQLYEHLLDFTVFHEGGTENDNENEIPQLQENSFVLRNGMPGRPSIILDSNLVNYYNTNGLSKKEIAKAFKVSRRTLYRKVGVAKMPTLSDEDLRNLIIEMKEEDQSCGQPYITGEVRARGYYISRHRIRKQLRIVDPVGSVRRRRFIARRRRYRVRGPNYLWHMDGNEKLQLVGMYIHGLVDGYSRKCLSLVISNNKKAGTVKEAFKTATQQFGWPKRVRSDKGLENIGVARCMLERRGPETKPFITGRSIHNVRIERFWREVNKITERFKVLFRNLQEIEALDLNNEENFFYLQYIFIPVIQKFLSRFALRWNAYDIRTAKNTAPNILFNRGEKSPDVEGEFESSEDDSDDDEILLNETEQLWRERAETLCPNPADFSEYESVENFVNLCHII, via the exons ATGGATGCTGACGTGATTGATG GACAATGTCGAGAGCTCGCCAACAGAATCATTGGGAAGTTGGATGCAGGAGCTGAGTATGCAAGTCAGGATGACCATCAAGGGTTGGCTGCGACCCTCCAGTCATTAAATGAGCTTGGTGATATGCAAGTCAGCATTTTAGGAAATTTACAAGAAACTGAACTGAAAACTTCGTTGATTCAGCTGTATGAGCACCTCCTGGATTTTACTGTGTTTCAtgaaggaggtactgaaaatgacaatgaaaatgaaattccacAACTACAGGAGAATTCTTTTGTCTTAAGAAATGGCATGCCTGGAAGACCAAGCATCATTCTTGATAGCAATCTTGTTAATTATTACAACACAAATG GTCTTAGCAAGAAGGAAATTGCGAAAGCTTTCAAAGTGTCACGCAGAACCTTATACCGTAAAGTTGGTGTTGCAAAAATGCCCACATTAAGTGATGAAGATCTGAGGAATTTGATCATAGAGATGAAAGAGGAAGATCAAAGTTGCGGTCAACCATACATCACAGGTGAAGTCAGAGCTCGTGGTTACTACATCTCTCGCCACAGGATTCGGAAACAATTAAGAATTGTCGATCCTGTTGGAAGTGTTCGAAGACGCCGATTTATTGCTAGAAGGAGGCGGTATCGAGTTAGAGGGCCGAATTATTTGTG GCATATGGACGGAAACGAAAAGCTACAACTAGTGGGCATGTACATCCATGGTCTTGTCGACGGGTACAGCCGTAAATGTTTATCTTTGGTGATCTCGAACAACAAGAAAGCTGGTACTGTAAAGGAGGCGTTCAAAACAGCAACTCAGCAATTTGGATGGCCAAAAAGGGTCAGGAGCGACAAGGGTTTGGAAAACATAGGTGTTGCAAGGTGCATGCTAGAGCGCCGAGGGCCAGAGACGAAACCTTTCATCACAGGTCGATCGATCCACAATGTGCGCATCGAAAGATTTTGGAGAGAGGTCAATAAAATTACGGAACGCTTCAAGGTTTTATTCAGAAACCTTCAAGAAATTGAAGCTTTAGATCTAAATAatgaagagaattttttttatttgcagtATATTTTTATTCCTGtaattcaaaagtttttaagTCGATTTGCATTGCGATGGAATGCCTATGACATTAGAACTGCTAAAAACACCGCCCCTAATATTTTATTCAACCGTGGTGAGAAATCACCTGATGTGGAGGGAGAGTTTGAATCCTCAGAGGATGACAGTGATGATGATGAAATTCTATTGAACGAAACAGAACAACTTTGGCGCGAGAGAGCAGAAACACTTTGTCCAAACCCTGCAGATTTCAGCGAGTATGAATCAGTTGAGAACTTCGTCAATCTGTGCCATATTATTTAG
- the LOC109035440 gene encoding uncharacterized protein isoform X2 translates to MQVSILGNLQETELKTSLIQLYEHLLDFTVFHEGGTENDNENEIPQLQENSFVLRNGMPGRPSIILDSNLVNYYNTNGLSKKEIAKAFKVSRRTLYRKVGVAKMPTLSDEDLRNLIIEMKEEDQSCGQPYITGEVRARGYYISRHRIRKQLRIVDPVGSVRRRRFIARRRRYRVRGPNYLWHMDGNEKLQLVGMYIHGLVDGYSRKCLSLVISNNKKAGTVKEAFKTATQQFGWPKRVRSDKGLENIGVARCMLERRGPETKPFITGRSIHNVRIERFWREVNKITERFKVLFRNLQEIEALDLNNEENFFYLQYIFIPVIQKFLSRFALRWNAYDIRTAKNTAPNILFNRGEKSPDVEGEFESSEDDSDDDEILLNETEQLWRERAETLCPNPADFSEYESVENFVNLCHII, encoded by the exons ATGCAAGTCAGCATTTTAGGAAATTTACAAGAAACTGAACTGAAAACTTCGTTGATTCAGCTGTATGAGCACCTCCTGGATTTTACTGTGTTTCAtgaaggaggtactgaaaatgacaatgaaaatgaaattccacAACTACAGGAGAATTCTTTTGTCTTAAGAAATGGCATGCCTGGAAGACCAAGCATCATTCTTGATAGCAATCTTGTTAATTATTACAACACAAATG GTCTTAGCAAGAAGGAAATTGCGAAAGCTTTCAAAGTGTCACGCAGAACCTTATACCGTAAAGTTGGTGTTGCAAAAATGCCCACATTAAGTGATGAAGATCTGAGGAATTTGATCATAGAGATGAAAGAGGAAGATCAAAGTTGCGGTCAACCATACATCACAGGTGAAGTCAGAGCTCGTGGTTACTACATCTCTCGCCACAGGATTCGGAAACAATTAAGAATTGTCGATCCTGTTGGAAGTGTTCGAAGACGCCGATTTATTGCTAGAAGGAGGCGGTATCGAGTTAGAGGGCCGAATTATTTGTG GCATATGGACGGAAACGAAAAGCTACAACTAGTGGGCATGTACATCCATGGTCTTGTCGACGGGTACAGCCGTAAATGTTTATCTTTGGTGATCTCGAACAACAAGAAAGCTGGTACTGTAAAGGAGGCGTTCAAAACAGCAACTCAGCAATTTGGATGGCCAAAAAGGGTCAGGAGCGACAAGGGTTTGGAAAACATAGGTGTTGCAAGGTGCATGCTAGAGCGCCGAGGGCCAGAGACGAAACCTTTCATCACAGGTCGATCGATCCACAATGTGCGCATCGAAAGATTTTGGAGAGAGGTCAATAAAATTACGGAACGCTTCAAGGTTTTATTCAGAAACCTTCAAGAAATTGAAGCTTTAGATCTAAATAatgaagagaattttttttatttgcagtATATTTTTATTCCTGtaattcaaaagtttttaagTCGATTTGCATTGCGATGGAATGCCTATGACATTAGAACTGCTAAAAACACCGCCCCTAATATTTTATTCAACCGTGGTGAGAAATCACCTGATGTGGAGGGAGAGTTTGAATCCTCAGAGGATGACAGTGATGATGATGAAATTCTATTGAACGAAACAGAACAACTTTGGCGCGAGAGAGCAGAAACACTTTGTCCAAACCCTGCAGATTTCAGCGAGTATGAATCAGTTGAGAACTTCGTCAATCTGTGCCATATTATTTAG
- the LOC109035439 gene encoding uncharacterized protein isoform X2, with amino-acid sequence MGEHDDSVYIFDENSHEIPFDPDFRDISELFTDLQNVFDRVEEPLTRHSSTDDEQVNDSDDVQNQATSENFLVFEAVNQDDTTADLMETREYLPETINCEEVPPEGIAVDGVNEKNHEQPPPPLQVTEVTKKSRTWNRTNACPYCRPFILITNFTRHLKRNHAGEDEVLDLARIVAESDSKEDLKIRKKKKNGAH; translated from the exons ATG GGTGAACATGATGATTCTGTTTacatttttgatgaaaactcTCATGAAATTCCATTTGATCCTGATTTCCGTGATATAAGTGAGTTGTTTACGGACCTCCAGAATGTTTTTGATCGTGTGGAAGAACCATTAACAAGACATTCATCAACAGATGATGAGCAG GTGAACGATTCCGATGATGTACAAAACCAGGCAACATCTGAAAACTTTTTGGTATTTGAGGCGGTCAATCAGGATGATACCACCGCTGACCTTATGGAAACAAGAGAATATTTACCCGAAACCATTAACTGTGAAGAAGTCCCACCTGAGGGTATTGCAGTTGATGGCGTAAACGAGAAAAATCATGAACAACCACCACCACCACTACAG GTAACAGAGGTTACGAAGAAATCTCGAACTTGGAATCGGACTAATGCATGTCCATATTGCAGACCGTTCATTCTCATAACAAATTTCACCAGACACCTCAAAAGGAATCATGCCGGAGAAGATGAAGTACTTGACTTGGCTCGAATTGTCGCTGAATCTGATTCAAAAGAGGacttgaaaattagaaaaaaaaagaagaacggAGCTCACTGA
- the LOC109035439 gene encoding uncharacterized protein isoform X1, which translates to MLGEFFNSQGSFHISQGEHDDSVYIFDENSHEIPFDPDFRDISELFTDLQNVFDRVEEPLTRHSSTDDEQVNDSDDVQNQATSENFLVFEAVNQDDTTADLMETREYLPETINCEEVPPEGIAVDGVNEKNHEQPPPPLQVTEVTKKSRTWNRTNACPYCRPFILITNFTRHLKRNHAGEDEVLDLARIVAESDSKEDLKIRKKKKNGAH; encoded by the exons ATGTTGGGAGAATTTTTTAACAGCCAAGGCTCTTTTCATATTTCACAGGGTGAACATGATGATTCTGTTTacatttttgatgaaaactcTCATGAAATTCCATTTGATCCTGATTTCCGTGATATAAGTGAGTTGTTTACGGACCTCCAGAATGTTTTTGATCGTGTGGAAGAACCATTAACAAGACATTCATCAACAGATGATGAGCAG GTGAACGATTCCGATGATGTACAAAACCAGGCAACATCTGAAAACTTTTTGGTATTTGAGGCGGTCAATCAGGATGATACCACCGCTGACCTTATGGAAACAAGAGAATATTTACCCGAAACCATTAACTGTGAAGAAGTCCCACCTGAGGGTATTGCAGTTGATGGCGTAAACGAGAAAAATCATGAACAACCACCACCACCACTACAG GTAACAGAGGTTACGAAGAAATCTCGAACTTGGAATCGGACTAATGCATGTCCATATTGCAGACCGTTCATTCTCATAACAAATTTCACCAGACACCTCAAAAGGAATCATGCCGGAGAAGATGAAGTACTTGACTTGGCTCGAATTGTCGCTGAATCTGATTCAAAAGAGGacttgaaaattagaaaaaaaaagaagaacggAGCTCACTGA